Genomic window (Pimelobacter simplex):
CCTAGGCACCACCGTCCGCGACCGCGCGTTCACCGCCGAAGAGGCCATGCGGCTCGGTCACCTGGGCGGCTGGGACGTCCGCAAGTTGCCGCTCACCACCGCCGAGGTAAGCGAGGGCGGCGTCACCGCGATCGAGGTCCCCGGCTTCGCCACGGTGCGCACCAACCCGTTCACCGGCGAGCCCGAGGCGCTCGGCGTCGTGGGCGGCGGCTACACCCCGCTGCAGAACGAGGACCACGCCGAGTTCCTGAACCTGCTGGCCGACGAGTCCGGCGCGATCTTCGACACCGCCGGGTCGCTGCGCGGCGGGCGGCAGGTGTTCATCACCATGCAGCTGCCGGACTCGCTCACCGTCGGCGGCACCGACCGCGTCGACCTGAACATCGCCGCGCTCAACAGCCACGACGGCTCCAGCGCGTTCCGCATCCTCGTGACCCCGGTCCGCGTCGTGTGCGCGAACACCCAAAGCGCGGCCCTGCGCAACCACGAGTCGTCGTTCTCGATCCGCCACACCCGCAACGCCAAGGCCGCCGTGCAGGCCGCCCGCGACGCGCTCGGCCTGACCTTCACCTACGTCGACGCGTTCCAGGTCGAGGCCGAGCGGCTGATCCAGCAGACCATGACCGACGCCGCCTTCGACGCCCTGATCGACGCCACGTTCGGCAAGGCCGAGGCCCACGCGACCAAGCGCGTGCGCGAGACCGAGCGCCGTCGCCGCTCCCGGCTGCACTGGCTCTTCGCCGACGCCGACACCCAGGCCGGCATCCGCGACACCGCGT
Coding sequences:
- a CDS encoding DUF932 domain-containing protein, with the translated sequence MSHEIETHGTQAAAVFARKDAWHRLGTTVRDRAFTAEEAMRLGHLGGWDVRKLPLTTAEVSEGGVTAIEVPGFATVRTNPFTGEPEALGVVGGGYTPLQNEDHAEFLNLLADESGAIFDTAGSLRGGRQVFITMQLPDSLTVGGTDRVDLNIAALNSHDGSSAFRILVTPVRVVCANTQSAALRNHESSFSIRHTRNAKAAVQAARDALGLTFTYVDAFQVEAERLIQQTMTDAAFDALIDATFGKAEAHATKRVRETERRRRSRLHWLFADADTQAGIRDTAWAGYQAVAEYVDHYAPVRTKGDEKTARATRVLTSDDPDRIKRRAWTALAPA